A DNA window from Setaria viridis chromosome 2, Setaria_viridis_v4.0, whole genome shotgun sequence contains the following coding sequences:
- the LOC117842564 gene encoding uncharacterized protein → MEWRDSFLDLALIPLSLLLPMAYHVWLWREIRLRPLRTAAGINAAARRLWAAGMMKDNAKNAVTVVQSVRNVIMGSTLMATTAILFCTGIAAVLSSTYTVKKPLSDTVFGAHGEYMMALKYVALLLAFLFAFLCHSLAICFLNQASFLINTSGCLVADSSGSGEGGDLIGLPSARDYIGEVLERGFTLNLVGNRLFYAGVPLLLWIFGPLLAFLSSLVMIPILYNLDVVDLKGHSGCVNAKSAEMSNGSGCAHAV, encoded by the exons ATGGAGTGGAGGGACAGCTTCCTGGACCTGGCGCTGATCCCGCTCAGCCTGCTCCTCCCCATGGCGTACCACGTCTGGCTGTGGCGCGAgatccgcctccgcccgctccgcaccgccgccggcatcaacgccgccgcgcgccgcctctgGGCCGCCGGCATGATGAAG GACAACGCGAAGAACGCGGTGACGGTTGTGCAGTCCGTGCGGAACGTGATCATGGGCTCGACGCTGATGGCGACGACGGCGATCCTCTTCTGCACGGGCATCGCGGCGGTGCTGAGCAGCACCTACACGGTGAAGAAGCCGCTGAGCGACACCGTCTTCGGGGCGCACGGCGAGTACATGATGGCGCTCAAGTACGTGGCGCTGCTGCTCGCCTTCCTCTTCGCCTTCCTCTGCCACTCCCTCGCCATCTGCTTCCTCAACCAGGCCAGCTTCCTCATCAACACCTCCGGCTGCCTCGTCGCCGATTCGTCAGGCTCCGGCGAGGGTGGCGACCTGATCGGCCTGCCGTCCGCCAGGGACTACATCGGCGAGGTCCTGGAGCGCGGGTTCACCCTCAACCTCGTCGGCAACCGGctcttctacgccggggtgcccctcctcctctggATCTTCGGCCCGCTCCTCGCCTTCCTGTCGTCGCTGGTCATGATCCCCATCCTCTACAACCTCGACGTCGTGGATCTCAAGGGCCACAGCGGCTGCGTCAACGCGAAATCCGCCGAGATGTCCAACGGGAGCGGGTGCGCGCACGCCGTCTGA